A portion of the Glycine max cultivar Williams 82 chromosome 10, Glycine_max_v4.0, whole genome shotgun sequence genome contains these proteins:
- the LOC100787172 gene encoding uncharacterized protein: MHTCPEDNNITVFLRLRPYSSLLFQKRTMSVAVVNSFTITEFVNDKAKFDGFVNEWFARIDENGDGKLSRDKIRGRLGMLLPFGSESPPQQENEEIFKRFDEDGNGALDLNEFKALMTEIMNAAARSIGGSPVIVVLGKDSLLMKAVQHELATPSSHS; the protein is encoded by the coding sequence atgCACACATGTCCAGAAGACAATAACATAACTGTTTTCCTCAGACTCAGACCTTATTCTAGCCTATTATTCCAAAAGAGAACAATGAGCGTAGCAGTAGTGAACAGCTTCACCATAACCGAGTTCGTAAATGACAAGGCTAAGTTTGACGGTTTCGTGAACGAATGGTTTGCGAGGATAGATGAGAATGGCGATGGGAAGCTTTCGCGTGACAAAATCCGAGGGAGGTTAGGGATGCTTCTGCCTTTCGGTTCGGAATCGCCGCCGCAGCAAGAGAACGAAGAGATATTCAAGAGGTTCGATGAAGATGGGAATGGTGCACTTGATCTGAATGAGTTCAAGGCCTTAATGACTGAGATTATGAATGCCGCTGCTCGTAGCATTGGTGGCTCTCCCGTCATTGTTGTTCTTGGAAAAGATAGCTTGCTCATGAAGGCTGTTCAACATGAATTGGCAACACCGTCTTCTCAttcttag
- the LOC100778089 gene encoding uncharacterized protein, producing the protein MKDFPSCFGENAVQVADSSSSSSSKTAQNLVICVYQCRIWGKCCFITITWTKSLMGQGLSVGIDDYSSNQCLCKVDIKPWVFSKRRGCKSLEAYSCKIDVYWDLSNARFGVGPEPLEGFYVGVVVDRQMVLLLGDLRKEAFKKSSAIPLPSNAVFVAKKEHVFGKKMFGNKAVFCDNGQIHDLVIECDTSGVSDPCLIIRIDSKTVMQVKRLKWKFRGNHTILVDGLAVEVFWDVYNWLFGGTSLGNAVFMFRTCISAEKFWAGEPLSDANVVQWSFSQRFSETKSQGVGFSHILYAWKND; encoded by the coding sequence atgaaggactTTCCTTCATGCTTTGGTGAAAATGCAGTTCAGGTTGCAGATTCTTCATCTTCAAGTTCGAGCAAAACTGCACAGAATCTGGTTATCTGCGTTTACCAATGCCGGATATGGGGTAAGTGCTGCTTCATAACCATCACATGGACTAAGAGCTTGATGGGGCAAGGGCTTAGCGTAGGGATCGATGATTATTCTTCAAATCAGTGTCTGTGTAAGGTGGATATCAAACCCTGGGTGTTCTCCAAGAGGAGGGGTTGTAAGAGCCTTGAGGCTTATTCTTGTAAGATTGATGTGTATTGGGACCTTTCCAATGCTAGATTTGGTGTTGGTCCTGAACCCTTGGAGGGGTTTTATGTAGGAGTAGTTGTAGATCGCCAAATGGTTCTCCTTCTTGGAGATTTGAGGAAAGAGGCTTTCAAGAAATCCAGTGCTATTCCATTACCATCCAATGCTGTTTTTGTTGCCAAAAAAGAACATGTCTTTGGCAAGAAAATGTTTGGTAACAAGGCTGTGTTTTGTGACAATGGTCAGATTCATGATCTTGTCATAGAATGTGACACCTCTGGGGTGTCTGATCCGTGCCTTATAATTCGAATCGATAGCAAAACCGTGATGCAGGTGAAGCGGCTCAAGTGGAAGTTTAGGGGGAACCACACCATCTTGGTGGATGGTCTTGCAGTGGAAGTTTTCTGGGATGTCTATAATTGGCTCTTTGGTGGAACATCGCTTGGAAATGCTGTCTTTATGTTCAGAACATGTATCTCTGCGGAAAAATTTTGGGCTGGTGAACCCCTTTCTGATGCAAATGTGGTGCAGTGGTCCTTCTCTCAGAGGTTTTCTGAGACCAAGTCGCAAGGTGTTGGCTTCTCACATATTTTATATGCGTGGAAGAACGACTAG
- the LOC100777551 gene encoding uncharacterized protein produces the protein MIPACFSQPNTPSSSSITQVPQNLVTCIYQTQLCNSSTYLTLTWCRTLLSHSLTIYAPHTFSITIPLNPSTFSFFRTRPESKSIYLTRPHKRSQKIKLHWDFSETLFSTRNSAEPESCFYLAICCNGRVEFFLGDLVLGLPVQLSTHQPSDQTLVSRREHVFGSKSYVSRGEFMGSKHELEIELCSGEELRVKADGQVCLVVKRLAWKFRGNEKIFIDGVEVEFYWDVLNWVVNSEDGNGNNGHGVFVFQVGDGGAVWPEMVGPEKKLMKKRLVGPTMAPSIFRTSPSSSSVLQWAEESSDGGRSSCSSSTRSCGSSNGGFSLLLYAWWRD, from the coding sequence ATGATCCCAGCTTGTTTCAGCCAACCCAACACACCTTCAAGCTCAAGCATCACTCAAGTGCCACAAAACCTAGTAACCTGCATATACCAAACTCAACTTTGCAACTCTTCCACGTACCTTACACTCACCTGGTGCAGAACCCTTCTCTCTCACTCCTTAACCATTTATGCACCTCACACCTTCTCCATCACCATTCCTCTCAACCCTTCAACCTTCTCCTTCTTCCGAACTCGACCAGAATCCAAATCCATCTACCTCACTCGCCCCCACAAACGTTCTCAGAAAATCAAACTTCACTGGGACTTCTCTGAAACACTTTTTAGTACTCGAAACTCAGCTGAGCCTGAGTCATGCTTCTACCTTGCTATCTGCTGCAATGGAAGGGTTGAATTCTTTCTGGGTGATCTTGTTCTTGGTCTTCCCGTGCAGCTTTCAACTCACCAACCCAGTGACCAAACTCTTGTGTCGAGAAGAGAACATGTGTTTGGAAGCAAGAGTTACGTGTCCAGGGGCGAGTTCATGGGTTCAAAACACGAATTAGAGATTGAATTGTGCAGTGGAGAAGAACTGAGAGTGAAAGCGGATGGTCAAGTTTGTTTGGTGGTGAAAAGGCTGGCGTGGAAATTCAGAGGCAACGAGAAAATATTCATTGATGGCGTTGAAGTAGAGTTCTACTGGGACGTGTTGAATTGGGTGGTTAATAGTGAAGATGGCAATGGCAACAATGGCCATGGTGTTTTTGTGTTTCAAGTAGGTGATGGTGGTGCTGTGTGGCCTGAAATGGTGGGTCCAGAGAAGAAGTTAATGAAGAAGAGGTTGGTGGGACCCACTATGGCACCATCGATCTTCAGGACATCGCCATCGAGCTCCAGTGTGTTGCAGTGGGCGGAGGAGAGCAGTGATGGTGGCAGAAGTTCGTGCTCTTCATCTACAAGGTCATGTGGGAGTAGTAATGGTGGCTTCTCTTTGTTGCTATATGCTTGGTGGAGAGACTAG